A stretch of the Petrotoga sp. 9PW.55.5.1 genome encodes the following:
- a CDS encoding Rpn family recombination-promoting nuclease/putative transposase — MPNKDSIFKELFEDKEIFYDFLKAFLPKEITDEIKVEDLKREQTELITKDYSTKRTD; from the coding sequence ATGCCGAACAAAGACTCAATATTCAAGGAACTCTTCGAAGACAAAGAAATATTTTATGACTTTCTAAAAGCCTTTCTACCAAAAGAAATAACAGATGAAATAAAAGTAGAAGATTTAAAAAGAGAACAAACAGAACTAATAACGAAAGATTACTCAACCAAAAGGACTGAC